One window of Robiginitalea biformata HTCC2501 genomic DNA carries:
- a CDS encoding SGNH/GDSL hydrolase family protein: MKTRIPATLVLFALFTIGNYQQAVAQDWADLEHFREANKALAPPAPGEDRVVFMGNSITIGWLHKVPEFFEGKPYVNRGISGQTTPQMLLRFRQDVLDLSPKVVVILAGTNDIAGNTGPMTLEQILDNLKSMAELALANGVEPVLSSVLPAYDYPWRPGLQPNIKIPKLNAMIKNYAALSGIVYLDYFSEMADSRNGLDNTLATDEVHPTEKGYRMMAPLAEAAIAKALAKRASR; the protein is encoded by the coding sequence ATGAAAACACGGATACCTGCTACACTGGTTTTATTCGCCTTATTCACTATCGGCAATTATCAACAGGCCGTTGCCCAGGACTGGGCAGACCTGGAACACTTCCGGGAAGCCAATAAGGCTTTGGCACCCCCGGCCCCCGGGGAAGACCGGGTAGTTTTTATGGGGAATTCCATCACCATCGGCTGGCTGCACAAAGTGCCGGAATTCTTTGAGGGCAAGCCTTATGTAAATCGCGGCATCAGCGGGCAGACCACCCCGCAGATGCTCCTGCGTTTCCGGCAGGATGTCCTGGACCTGAGCCCCAAAGTGGTGGTGATTTTGGCCGGGACCAACGACATTGCCGGGAATACCGGCCCGATGACCCTGGAACAAATCCTCGACAATTTAAAGTCCATGGCGGAACTCGCCCTGGCCAACGGGGTGGAACCCGTACTTTCATCGGTACTGCCCGCCTACGACTACCCCTGGCGTCCGGGTCTCCAACCGAATATCAAGATCCCGAAACTCAACGCCATGATCAAAAATTATGCGGCCCTGAGTGGGATAGTCTACCTGGATTATTTCAGCGAAATGGCGGATTCCCGAAACGGGTTGGATAATACGTTGGCTACCGACGAGGTCCACCCGACGGAAAAGGGGTATCGCATGATGGCTCCCCTGGCAGAAGCCGCCATTGCCAAAGCCCTGGCAAAAAGAGCTTCCCGCTAG
- a CDS encoding glycosyltransferase family 2 protein has product MPLKQPLVSILMPFRNTGHFLGECLDSIGRQSYPHWELLAVNDHSSDSSRALLEAAARNDPRILVQDNPGSGIIPALRKAYASSSGQLITRMDSDDRMAPERLGTMSRQLLESGNGHIALGLVRYFSDRGISDGYARYEAWINGLSRTGSNFTEIYKECVIPSPCWMAWREDLDACGAFRPDRYPEDYDLTFRFYEAGVNCLPASEVLLHWRDYDARTSRNSEHYAQNYFLDIKVHYFLKIDRDRSRPLVLWGAGFKGKKIARLLQEAGEPFTWVCDNPRKIGKRIYGVMLRDFRGISGVESPQSIITVANDQAQKEIREFLESLGHQSARDYFFFC; this is encoded by the coding sequence ATGCCTTTGAAACAGCCGCTGGTCAGCATATTGATGCCTTTCAGGAATACCGGTCACTTTCTGGGTGAATGCCTGGATTCCATCGGCAGACAGTCCTACCCGCATTGGGAACTCCTGGCGGTGAACGACCATTCTTCCGATTCGAGCCGGGCCCTGTTAGAAGCAGCTGCACGCAACGACCCGCGCATCCTTGTCCAGGACAACCCGGGGTCCGGGATCATCCCGGCCCTCCGCAAAGCCTATGCCTCGAGTAGCGGCCAGTTGATAACCCGGATGGATTCCGACGATCGGATGGCCCCGGAACGACTGGGCACCATGTCCCGGCAACTCCTTGAATCCGGGAACGGACACATAGCCCTCGGGCTGGTCCGATATTTTTCGGACCGGGGGATTTCGGATGGCTACGCCCGGTATGAGGCCTGGATCAACGGGCTTTCCCGGACGGGGTCCAACTTTACCGAGATCTACAAGGAATGCGTCATCCCCTCCCCATGCTGGATGGCCTGGCGTGAAGACCTGGACGCGTGCGGCGCCTTCCGGCCCGATCGCTACCCGGAAGATTACGACCTCACCTTTCGTTTCTACGAAGCTGGGGTCAACTGCCTGCCTGCCTCGGAGGTCCTTCTCCATTGGAGGGATTACGATGCGAGGACCTCCCGCAATTCGGAACATTACGCCCAGAATTACTTTCTGGATATCAAAGTCCATTACTTTCTTAAAATCGACCGGGATCGTTCCAGGCCCCTGGTGCTTTGGGGGGCCGGGTTCAAGGGAAAAAAAATCGCCCGGCTGTTGCAGGAGGCCGGGGAGCCCTTTACCTGGGTTTGCGACAACCCCAGGAAAATCGGGAAGCGGATTTATGGGGTAATGCTCCGAGATTTCCGCGGCATCTCGGGGGTGGAAAGCCCGCAAAGCATCATCACCGTCGCCAACGACCAGGCGCAGAAGGAAATCCGGGAATTCCTGGAATCACTGGGCCATCAATCCGCCCGGGATTACTTTTTTTTCTGTTGA
- a CDS encoding BatA domain-containing protein: protein MLLKYPELLWGLLLLIIPILIHLLQLRRFRKTAFTNVRLLEKLAVEANRSSRLKKWLLLFCRLGLIAALVVAFAQPYQAKEDAGTSREIVIYLDNSFSMQAPEGQTSLMQLAVQELLQNLPPEFECALLTNDRQFSRRSLEALREPMLNLGYTHLQPDAPALALRARNLFSGDPGVIREFWMISDFNGLDPGLIDTAGVSELHVLPLRPEVRYNLSIDTAYIRDRSAELVNLEVAVSADDPTRNQPLSLYNGDTLLAKSAPELGEDGRGMAVFSLPAGASIQGAVRVLDEGLAYDNNLYFNLNQPPKIRVYSLGPGPGDYLRRIFTEDEFDFRSSGIQEADFGNLESQHLVILNEVPDIPAPMIELLEAFIRDGGNLLIIPASDLELPDYNSLLRTTGMGIAGRVDGTNRVTGISFGHPLFRDVFEGEVANFEYPSVQSYFTLSAQGSAVLEFQNGTPFLTASGRTYLFTAALNPQNSNFRQSPLIVPTFYAIGRNSLPFPDLYYTIGQPAQLELDQRLGEDRIFRLRGPDYEFIPRQQAFARKTRLIFGEEPARDGNYTVYQDDAPGQTVSFNYPRAESRAAPPLPEFPGFVTRHPDAADLIGRYQNDTRITALWKWFVILALLFVLAEAILQKTLR from the coding sequence ATGCTGCTGAAGTATCCGGAATTGCTATGGGGTTTGCTCTTATTGATCATCCCGATCCTGATCCACCTGCTCCAACTCCGACGCTTCCGAAAAACCGCATTTACGAATGTCCGGCTGTTGGAAAAACTCGCTGTGGAAGCCAACCGCAGCAGCAGGCTTAAAAAATGGCTTTTGCTATTTTGCCGATTGGGCCTGATCGCCGCTTTGGTGGTGGCCTTCGCCCAACCCTATCAGGCCAAAGAAGATGCGGGTACATCACGGGAAATCGTTATTTATCTGGATAATTCGTTCAGTATGCAGGCACCCGAAGGCCAGACGAGCCTGATGCAGCTTGCCGTCCAGGAACTCCTGCAAAACCTGCCCCCGGAATTTGAATGTGCCCTGCTCACCAACGACCGCCAATTCAGCCGGAGGAGCCTGGAGGCCCTCAGGGAACCGATGCTCAACCTGGGCTACACCCATTTGCAACCCGATGCGCCTGCACTGGCCCTGAGGGCCCGGAATTTATTTTCCGGGGACCCCGGTGTAATCCGGGAATTCTGGATGATTTCGGATTTTAACGGGCTGGATCCCGGGCTGATCGATACGGCGGGGGTATCCGAGCTGCACGTCCTTCCGTTGCGCCCGGAGGTCCGATACAACCTGTCCATTGATACGGCCTATATCCGGGACCGGAGCGCGGAACTGGTGAACCTCGAGGTGGCGGTATCCGCGGATGACCCGACCCGGAACCAGCCCCTCTCGCTCTACAACGGGGACACCCTGCTGGCAAAAAGCGCCCCTGAGCTAGGTGAAGACGGACGGGGCATGGCCGTTTTCAGCCTGCCTGCCGGGGCCTCCATCCAGGGGGCTGTCAGGGTGCTCGACGAAGGGCTCGCATACGACAACAACCTCTACTTCAACCTGAATCAACCCCCGAAAATACGGGTATACAGCCTGGGGCCGGGCCCCGGGGATTACCTGCGCCGCATCTTTACGGAAGATGAATTTGATTTTCGATCAAGCGGCATACAGGAGGCGGATTTCGGAAACCTGGAATCCCAGCACCTGGTAATTCTCAACGAAGTGCCGGACATTCCGGCCCCAATGATCGAACTCCTGGAGGCTTTTATCCGGGATGGGGGCAACCTGCTGATCATCCCTGCCAGCGACCTGGAATTGCCCGATTACAATTCCCTGCTGCGAACCACAGGCATGGGCATTGCCGGCCGTGTGGACGGGACCAATCGGGTTACCGGAATTTCATTCGGGCACCCGCTATTCCGGGATGTATTTGAAGGGGAAGTCGCCAATTTTGAATACCCTTCCGTCCAATCCTATTTTACATTGTCCGCCCAGGGCAGTGCAGTTCTCGAATTCCAGAACGGGACACCTTTCCTCACAGCCAGCGGGCGCACGTACCTCTTTACAGCCGCCCTGAACCCGCAGAACAGCAATTTCAGGCAATCCCCGCTCATCGTCCCCACTTTTTACGCCATCGGCAGGAACAGCCTGCCCTTTCCGGACCTGTATTACACCATCGGGCAACCCGCCCAACTGGAACTCGACCAGCGACTGGGGGAAGACCGAATATTTCGGCTTCGGGGACCGGATTACGAATTTATACCGCGCCAACAGGCTTTTGCCCGCAAAACCCGACTGATCTTTGGGGAAGAACCCGCCCGGGACGGCAATTACACGGTGTACCAGGATGACGCCCCGGGGCAGACAGTCAGTTTCAACTACCCCCGGGCGGAAAGTCGGGCAGCACCGCCCCTGCCGGAGTTCCCCGGGTTTGTAACGCGCCATCCCGATGCTGCGGACCTGATTGGCCGATACCAAAATGACACGCGCATAACGGCTCTTTGGAAATGGTTTGTTATTTTAGCGCTGTTATTCGTCCTGGCAGAAGCGATTCTCCAAAAAACCCTTCGATGA
- a CDS encoding dihydroorotase produces MSLLIKSAVILDASQPGLNRKKRDLLIEGGRISRIASRIDPPKNCRTLTFPNLHVSPGWFDSSVSFGEPGFEERETISNGLAVAAASGFTGVVLNPNTRPVPDTSGDIVFLKDASRKAVTELYPMGALSMGSRGEDLAELYDMHGAGAVAFSDYKNAVSNPNLLKLALLYTQGFDGLVHSFPQDEHLGRKGQMHEGEVSVRLGLRGIPSLAEELQIVRDLAILEYTGGRLHIPMISTARSAALIGAARKKGLDVTCSVAIHNLAYTEEKLESFDSAYKVLPPLRTKKDRKALQKALAENIIDFVTTDHNPMDIEEKRQEFDRAAYGTLGLESAFGILNKLFGTDRAVDFLCRGRSRFGAPEVLMREGERAVLTLFDPQSTYTLEKDHLGSASKNSMFLGEELQGKAYGVVVGSRTNL; encoded by the coding sequence ATGAGCCTACTCATAAAATCGGCTGTCATCCTGGATGCAAGCCAACCCGGGCTGAACCGGAAAAAACGCGACTTGTTGATCGAGGGCGGTCGCATCAGCCGGATTGCCTCCCGCATCGACCCCCCAAAAAATTGCCGGACGCTGACCTTCCCCAATTTGCACGTTTCCCCCGGCTGGTTCGACAGCAGCGTAAGTTTTGGGGAACCCGGGTTTGAGGAGCGGGAGACCATCTCCAACGGATTGGCTGTAGCGGCGGCATCCGGGTTTACGGGCGTGGTCCTGAACCCGAACACCCGCCCCGTGCCGGACACGAGCGGGGATATCGTATTCCTCAAGGACGCCTCCCGCAAGGCTGTGACCGAACTCTATCCCATGGGTGCCCTGAGTATGGGGTCCCGGGGCGAAGACCTCGCGGAACTCTACGACATGCATGGTGCCGGGGCCGTGGCGTTCAGCGATTACAAAAACGCCGTTTCCAACCCGAATCTGTTAAAGCTGGCCTTGCTGTATACCCAGGGATTTGACGGCTTGGTCCACTCCTTCCCCCAGGATGAACACCTCGGGCGAAAAGGACAAATGCACGAAGGGGAAGTATCTGTGCGGCTCGGCTTGCGGGGAATCCCTTCCCTGGCGGAAGAGCTGCAGATTGTCCGGGACCTGGCCATACTGGAATACACGGGGGGCCGCCTGCATATCCCGATGATCTCCACAGCCCGCTCGGCGGCTCTGATCGGTGCTGCCCGGAAAAAAGGCCTGGATGTCACCTGCAGTGTCGCGATACACAACCTGGCTTACACAGAAGAGAAGCTCGAAAGTTTTGACAGCGCCTACAAGGTGCTGCCCCCGCTTCGAACCAAAAAGGACCGCAAGGCGCTTCAAAAGGCCCTGGCGGAGAATATCATCGACTTTGTAACCACCGACCACAACCCGATGGATATCGAAGAAAAGCGGCAGGAATTCGACCGGGCCGCCTACGGAACGCTTGGGTTGGAATCTGCTTTTGGTATCCTCAACAAATTATTTGGCACGGACCGCGCAGTGGATTTCCTCTGTCGCGGGCGCAGCAGGTTCGGCGCCCCGGAGGTGCTGATGCGAGAAGGCGAACGCGCCGTTCTCACGCTATTCGATCCGCAGTCCACATATACGTTGGAAAAGGACCACCTCGGGTCTGCTTCAAAAAATTCGATGTTCCTCGGCGAAGAACTGCAGGGCAAGGCTTATGGGGTCGTCGTCGGATCCAGAACCAACCTGTAA
- a CDS encoding membrane protein has product MARPPKQARTIAVVAYLTLVGALISISMNAEPKYPFGRFHARQAFGLHLAFILSALLISLVFELFNQMSFFVFSSVWFALYAGYFVLWIYGFVAALQGSQRLVPLVGRAFQRWFTFIS; this is encoded by the coding sequence ATGGCCAGGCCTCCCAAACAAGCCCGTACGATTGCCGTAGTGGCCTACCTGACCCTGGTCGGAGCGCTCATTTCCATCAGTATGAATGCGGAGCCCAAATACCCCTTTGGCCGCTTCCACGCGCGGCAGGCCTTTGGCCTGCACCTGGCTTTTATCCTCAGCGCCCTGTTAATCAGCCTGGTATTTGAGCTTTTCAACCAAATGAGTTTCTTCGTGTTCTCATCCGTTTGGTTTGCGTTGTACGCGGGCTATTTTGTTCTGTGGATATACGGTTTTGTGGCTGCATTGCAGGGAAGTCAAAGACTTGTACCTTTGGTCGGCCGGGCGTTTCAACGCTGGTTTACGTTTATTTCCTGA
- a CDS encoding alpha/beta hydrolase: MHTQSLSLEHLIRPAAGQGGHAPALFMLHGYGSNEEDLFSFAGELPADLFVISIRAPYDLEPFGHAWYSIDFSADKGKWNDVAQARESRETVRNFIREAVEAYGLDTGRISLLGFSQGTILSYALALSYPEAFRNVVGLSGYIEAEMLVDGYREKDHSHLQVYASHGQLDMVIPPAWAQMVPGFLDELKISNTFEEFPVGHGVSPDNFQSFNQWLSRRY; encoded by the coding sequence ATGCATACACAATCCCTGAGCCTCGAACACCTGATACGCCCTGCCGCCGGTCAAGGGGGCCACGCGCCGGCCCTTTTTATGCTGCATGGTTACGGCAGTAATGAGGAGGACCTGTTTTCCTTTGCAGGAGAGCTGCCTGCAGACCTCTTTGTAATTTCCATCCGGGCACCCTATGACCTGGAGCCATTTGGCCATGCGTGGTATTCCATCGATTTTTCCGCGGACAAAGGGAAGTGGAACGATGTGGCGCAAGCCCGGGAATCCCGGGAAACCGTCCGGAACTTTATCCGGGAAGCTGTCGAGGCCTATGGGTTGGACACCGGGCGGATCAGCCTGTTGGGATTCAGCCAGGGGACCATTCTGAGTTACGCCCTAGCCCTCTCCTACCCGGAGGCGTTTCGCAATGTCGTCGGACTCAGCGGGTACATAGAGGCGGAAATGCTGGTAGACGGCTACCGGGAAAAAGATCACAGCCACTTGCAGGTTTACGCCTCGCACGGCCAGTTGGACATGGTAATTCCGCCCGCGTGGGCCCAGATGGTACCCGGCTTCCTGGACGAGCTTAAAATTTCGAATACCTTTGAGGAATTCCCGGTAGGCCATGGCGTCAGCCCCGATAACTTCCAATCGTTCAACCAGTGGCTCTCCCGGCGCTATTGA
- a CDS encoding MBL fold metallo-hydrolase: MKITFLGTGTSQGIPVIGSDDPVCLSENPRDKRLRVSVMITYDDGYNCVVDCGPDFRQQMLANQVTRLDSILFTHEHADHTAGMDDIRPFFFRQGDIPIYAHPRVIASLQRRFDYIFTDENRYPGAPSVAVNTIEKGRAFRLGSHWVTPVEAWHNRLQVFGFRFGDFAYLTDVKSIEPEEAARLQGVRVLAVNALRLEPHHSHFNLEEALGFIESVGPERAYLTHISHRMGFHAEVESRLPDRVHLAHDNLTLTL; this comes from the coding sequence TTGAAGATTACCTTTTTAGGCACCGGAACCTCCCAGGGCATCCCCGTAATCGGGAGCGACGATCCGGTTTGCCTCAGCGAGAACCCGCGCGATAAGAGGCTCCGGGTTTCGGTAATGATCACCTATGACGACGGGTATAATTGCGTGGTGGATTGCGGCCCGGATTTCCGCCAGCAGATGCTCGCCAACCAGGTAACCCGGCTCGACAGCATCCTCTTTACACACGAACACGCGGACCACACGGCGGGAATGGACGATATCCGTCCTTTTTTCTTCCGGCAGGGAGACATCCCCATCTACGCCCACCCGCGGGTCATCGCGTCCCTGCAGCGTCGTTTTGACTATATTTTCACGGATGAGAACCGATATCCCGGGGCCCCTTCAGTAGCCGTAAATACCATCGAAAAAGGACGGGCATTCCGCCTGGGCAGCCACTGGGTGACGCCCGTGGAGGCCTGGCACAACCGGTTGCAGGTATTTGGGTTTCGGTTTGGGGATTTCGCCTACCTGACGGACGTCAAATCCATTGAACCGGAGGAAGCTGCCCGGTTGCAGGGTGTGCGGGTTCTGGCGGTTAACGCGCTGCGCCTTGAACCGCACCACTCGCACTTCAACCTGGAAGAAGCCCTGGGCTTTATTGAAAGCGTTGGCCCCGAACGGGCATACCTGACCCATATCAGCCACCGGATGGGCTTCCACGCCGAGGTGGAATCCCGCTTGCCGGACCGCGTTCACCTGGCCCATGACAACCTAACGCTAACTCTTTGA
- the bcp gene encoding thioredoxin-dependent thiol peroxidase, with protein sequence MKTLQAGDKVPEFTAPDQDGNPISTSDFKGQKWVVFFYPKADTPGCTAEACNLRDHYAELKDAGYALVGVSADAPKKQAKFRDKYSFPFPLIADEDRTVIDAFGVWGPKKFMGREYEGIHRKTFIIGEDGLVERVIDKVKTKDHAAQILE encoded by the coding sequence ATGAAAACCTTGCAAGCCGGGGATAAAGTACCGGAATTTACAGCTCCCGATCAAGACGGAAACCCGATTTCAACTTCCGACTTCAAAGGGCAGAAATGGGTAGTATTCTTTTACCCGAAAGCAGATACCCCGGGATGTACCGCCGAGGCCTGCAACCTGCGCGACCACTACGCCGAACTCAAGGACGCCGGCTATGCCCTGGTGGGGGTGAGCGCGGATGCCCCGAAGAAACAGGCCAAATTCCGCGATAAGTACAGCTTTCCATTCCCGTTGATTGCCGATGAGGACCGGACCGTGATCGACGCATTCGGAGTCTGGGGGCCTAAGAAGTTTATGGGCCGCGAATATGAGGGCATCCACCGAAAAACGTTTATTATCGGGGAGGACGGCCTTGTGGAGCGCGTCATCGACAAGGTGAAGACCAAGGATCACGCAGCCCAGATTCTCGAATAG
- the nth gene encoding endonuclease III, which yields MTRKEKAAYIIDVLESIYPEVPVPLDHQDPYTLLVAVLLSAQSTDVRVNQTTPLLFARASTPEDMAKVPVEEIRDIIRPVGLSPTKAKAIRRLSEILVEEHGGRVPRDLEALERLPGVGHKTASVVVSQAFGIPAFPVDTHIHRLMYRWGLSTGKNVVQTEKDAKRLFPEELWNKLHLQIIWYGREYCPARGWDLEKDVITRKIGRKSVLKDYEKKKGGRK from the coding sequence ATGACCAGAAAAGAAAAAGCTGCTTATATTATCGACGTGCTCGAATCCATTTACCCGGAAGTGCCTGTCCCGCTCGATCACCAGGACCCCTACACGCTGCTGGTAGCCGTCCTGTTATCCGCCCAGAGCACGGATGTGCGTGTCAACCAAACCACTCCCCTGCTCTTTGCCCGTGCCTCCACCCCGGAGGACATGGCCAAGGTGCCGGTGGAAGAAATCCGGGATATTATCCGTCCCGTAGGACTTTCCCCAACCAAGGCAAAGGCGATCAGGCGGTTGTCGGAAATACTGGTTGAAGAACACGGCGGCCGGGTCCCCAGGGACCTGGAGGCTCTCGAACGGCTGCCTGGGGTGGGGCATAAAACAGCCAGTGTCGTGGTTTCCCAGGCCTTTGGCATCCCGGCTTTCCCCGTGGATACACATATCCACAGGCTCATGTACCGCTGGGGGCTATCAACGGGAAAAAACGTGGTGCAGACCGAGAAGGATGCCAAACGCCTCTTCCCGGAGGAACTCTGGAATAAATTGCACCTGCAAATTATCTGGTATGGCCGGGAATATTGCCCGGCCCGTGGCTGGGATCTGGAAAAGGACGTGATCACCCGGAAAATCGGAAGGAAATCGGTGTTAAAAGATTACGAAAAGAAAAAAGGGGGGCGTAAGTAA